In Scomber japonicus isolate fScoJap1 chromosome 21, fScoJap1.pri, whole genome shotgun sequence, one DNA window encodes the following:
- the zdhhc23b gene encoding palmitoyltransferase ZDHHC23-B: MKKRAIKVREEEEEEILCCCEYVNWHGERSHIGACCCDCEDLDDACDRFFKREPQKPESLSKVAEVVTDRIRVPWLWGGARKVELSVIPPLVILPVLLHIAALHFLLGVVVLTALPGLVLWYYYFTHRKKGRTLFFLSLALFSLAYMYYLFITEVHSRGDVSMLQVAVITVGVIVTLVALVHTKREPGILRPNQQDVHSTVTYYSPLADRDPAINGGRQDVTMTVANRAGASEQAVVEQKESSRRNWCPVCRVVRPPRAGHCRICGVCVLRLDHHCVWINSCVGQANHRSFLLTLVLFLLTSLYGISLVLQSVCPSQNLLTALLYCPGVYNKYSNALCFTCAWYSSIVTGGLLHLLVVQIINVSYNVTEREARIALREKTARSAYWGLIVDTGVYSRGFRANWAEFMNMTDKLNLPSQAPTDLVALLGDGKKRKV; encoded by the exons ATGAAGAAGCGAGCTATCAAAGtgcgggaggaggaggaggaggagattttGTGCTGCTGCGAGTATGTCAACTGGCATGGAGAGCGCAGCCATATAGGAGCTTGCTGCTGCGACTGTGAGGACCTGGATGATGCCTGTGACAG GTTTTTTAAGAGGGAGCCTCAGAAACCTGAATCCCTGTCAAAGGTGGCTGAAGTTGTCACAGACCGGATCCGTGTGCCCTGGCTGTGGGGTGGAGCCCGGAAAGTGGAACTGTCAGTCATCCCTCCTCTTGTTATTCTCCCCGTCCTGCTGCACATCGCTGCTCTCCACTTCTTGCTTGGTGTGGTGGTTCTGACAGCTCTGCCTGGCCTGGTGCTGTGGTACTACTATTTCACACACCGAAAGAAGGGACGCACACTGTTTTTCCTAAGCCTGGCCCTCTTCTCTCTGGCGTACATGTACTACTTGTTCATCACAGAGGTGCATTCCCGCGGGGATGTCAGCATGCTGCAGGTAGCGGTGATAACAGTAGGGGTCATCGTTACACTGGTGGCCCTCGTCCACACCAAGAGAGAACCTGGCATCCTGCGGCCAAACCAACAGGACGTCCACAGCACAGTGACTTATTACAGCCCTCTGGCAGACAGAGATCCTGCCATCAATGGGGGGAGGCAAGACGTTACGATGACAGTGGCCAACCGGGCGGGAGCATCGGAGCAGGCGGTCGTGGAGCAGAAGGAGAGTAGCCGAAGGAACTGGTGTCCAGTGTGCAGGGTGGTGCGGCCCCCGAGGGCCGGACATTGTCGGATCTGTGGTGTCTGCGTGCTACGTCTCGACCACCACTGTGTCTG GATAAACAGCTGTGTGGGGCAGGCCAATCACCGCAGCTTCCTGCTTACGCTTGTCCTCTTCCTGTTGACGTCCCTGTATGGAATCAGCCTGgtgctgcagagtgtgtgtcCGAGTCAGAACCTCCTGACGGCCCTGCTCTACTGTCCAGGGGTCTACAACAAGTACAG cAATGCTTTATGCTTCACTTGTGCGTGGTACAGCAGCATCGTGACTGGTGGgctgctccacctgctggtgGTGCAGATCATCAACGTCAGCTACAATGTGACCGAGCGTGAGGCACGCATTGCCCTGCGAGAGAAAACTGCTCGCAGCGCCTACTGGGGACTCATCGTGGACACCGGTGTCTACTCTCGAGGTTTCCGTGCCAACTGGGCAGAGTTCATGAACATGACGGACAAATTGAACCTTCCCTCTCAAGCCCCAACAGACTTGGT TGCCTTGCTTGGAGacggaaaaaaaagaaaagtgtga